A stretch of DNA from Henriciella sp. AS95:
ACCGTCCGCACTTCTTCTATGGCGTCGCCACGGTGGTCGCGCGTCTCTTCATACACGTCCAGCCGGACGTCGCCGTCTTCGGTGAGAAGGACTACCAGCAGCTGCAGATCATCAAGCGCATGGTTCGTGACCTGGGATTTGCTATCGAGGTTATCGGTGGCAAGACCTGGCGCGATCCCGACGGGTTGGCCCAGTCCTCGCGCAATGCCTATCTCAGCGAAGAAGAGCGACAGCGTGCAAATGAGATCTTTGCCGCGCTTCACCGCGCAGCGGCCCGAATTCGAATCGGTGTTCCGGTCCACGAAGCGGTTCGCGAAGCGCGCGGCTCAATTCTCGGCGCCGGGTTTTCAAAGCTGGATTATGTTAGCGCGGTGGATCCGGCGACACTGCAGGATCTGCCGGATGGGCCGCTTGAAAAAGACCAGGGCTGCCGGCTTCTCGCGGCAGCCTGGATGGGATCAACGCGTCTGATCGACAATATTGGCCTGTAGGAGAGAGAGCCAGGCGTGTCCGCCTTAACGTGAGCCTTTGGCCTTCCCGGCGCTGGCATATTGCTGGTTCGGCACATTGCCGCGCACATAGATGAGCACACCATCAGCGATGGCGGGGATGAGGCGTTCAGCGACGTCCCGCTCAAGGGCAGGACATCCCCAGCTGCGACCCATCTTGGCGCGCGTCGGCGTGACATAGTCGGCGCCATGGATGACGATGGCGCGCTCACGGGCCCTGGAATTCTCACGGTCGAGACCGTCCAGGCGCAGGGACAGGCCGTGCTTTCCGTAATAGGTTTCAGCGGTCACATACGTGCCGAGCGATGTCATCTTCGATCCGCTGATATTCGAGAACGCATCGGCGATGCCGTCATGGTTCTTGTCGGAGTTGCGGCCGTGCGAGACCAGAAAGGCCTCAGCCTGCATTGTCTTCATATCGATCAGGAAAAAGCGCGGCTCGCTTGAGTGCTTGCTGTAATCGATGACGATCATCATATCGTCATTCTTCACGCGGTCCTGATGAGCGGCCTTGGCAGCGAGCGCCTCGCCCCAGAG
This window harbors:
- a CDS encoding murein L,D-transpeptidase catalytic domain family protein, giving the protein MQNILRYSLVSFLIALLPANFASAKTADQAMGTDLWGEALAAKAAHQDRVKNDDMMIVIDYSKHSSEPRFFLIDMKTMQAEAFLVSHGRNSDKNHDGIADAFSNISGSKMTSLGTYVTAETYYGKHGLSLRLDGLDRENSRARERAIVIHGADYVTPTRAKMGRSWGCPALERDVAERLIPAIADGVLIYVRGNVPNQQYASAGKAKGSR
- the panC gene encoding pantoate--beta-alanine ligase; translated protein: MNNQAARIVRTRTELREAVAAERQKGKKIGFVPTMGALHDGHISLVEKAGDKCECVVASIFVNPTQFAPGEDLDRYPRNEEGDVARLSAAGCNLVYCPSVEEMYPEGSLTNVRVEEMSDLLDGIYRPHFFYGVATVVARLFIHVQPDVAVFGEKDYQQLQIIKRMVRDLGFAIEVIGGKTWRDPDGLAQSSRNAYLSEEERQRANEIFAALHRAAARIRIGVPVHEAVREARGSILGAGFSKLDYVSAVDPATLQDLPDGPLEKDQGCRLLAAAWMGSTRLIDNIGL